Proteins co-encoded in one Methanosarcinales archaeon Met12 genomic window:
- the ilvN gene encoding acetolactate synthase small subunit: MKHTLSVLVKNRPGVLARVSGLFSRRGYNIDSLSVGLTQNPDVSRMTIVVAGDDHVVEQVVKQLNKLIDVIKVLDLREGESVNRELALIKVEAEPKTRSEIMQIATIFRARIVDVGARTLVIEVTGDDSKIDAMEQLLRRFGIKEMVRTGRASMLRGTKGTE; encoded by the coding sequence ATGAAGCATACGCTTTCAGTACTCGTAAAGAATAGGCCAGGCGTGCTGGCGCGCGTTTCCGGACTCTTCAGCAGACGCGGCTACAATATCGACAGCCTGAGTGTGGGACTAACTCAGAATCCCGATGTTTCGAGAATGACCATTGTAGTGGCAGGAGATGACCACGTCGTGGAACAGGTCGTTAAACAGCTGAACAAACTTATAGATGTCATCAAGGTCTTGGATCTTCGAGAAGGTGAGTCTGTTAATCGCGAGCTTGCACTGATTAAAGTGGAAGCTGAGCCAAAGACGCGCTCGGAAATCATGCAGATAGCAACCATTTTCAGGGCGCGAATCGTTGATGTGGGTGCCAGGACGTTGGTGATTGAGGTCACAGGTGATGATTCCAAGATAGATGCAATGGAACAACTATTGAGGCGATTCGGAATCAAAGAGATGGTGCGAACTGGAAGGGCATCTATGCTCAGGGGCACAAAGGGAACAGAGTAG
- a CDS encoding type II toxin-antitoxin system HicB family antitoxin, which translates to MKSHGDYNSHSSPNCDIHQMFHLVQKQTYTLVKVSMMKFKVLIERDEDGWHIATVPSLPGCISHR; encoded by the coding sequence TTGAAGTCCCACGGGGACTACAACTCTCACAGTTCTCCGAACTGTGACATCCACCAGATGTTCCATCTGGTGCAGAAACAAACTTATACGCTTGTAAAGGTGTCCATGATGAAATTCAAAGTCCTAATCGAACGAGACGAAGATGGCTGGCATATTGCAACCGTGCCCTCTCTGCCGGGCTGTATTTCTCACAGGTAA
- the ilvC gene encoding ketol-acid reductoisomerase, protein MAKMFYDEDVDITVLEDKKIAVIGYGSQGHAQAQNLSDSGLDVVVGVRKYGGNSWDQAQKDGMKVTSIKKAAAMADVIQILLPDHVQAAVYKDEILPGLEKGNALGFSHGFNIHFKQIVPLKDIDVFMVAPKSPGHLVRRMYQEGAGVPGLLAVHQDSTGNARRIGLAYAKGIGCTRAGLIETTFSEETVTDLFGEQVDLCGGVTEMIKATFETLVKAGYQPEVAYFESLHELKLIVDLIYEGGLVSMWHSVSDTAEYGGLTRGRRIINQQSRDAMLEILREIQEGEFAREWIRENQTGRRVFNTLVAHESEHQIEEVGKKLRAMMPWLEK, encoded by the coding sequence ATGGCAAAGATGTTTTATGACGAAGACGTGGACATAACAGTGCTTGAGGACAAAAAAATCGCAGTTATTGGCTATGGAAGCCAGGGGCACGCTCAGGCACAAAATTTGAGCGACTCTGGGCTGGACGTGGTGGTTGGCGTTAGAAAGTATGGCGGGAACTCATGGGACCAAGCACAAAAAGATGGTATGAAAGTCACTTCAATTAAAAAGGCTGCAGCGATGGCAGACGTCATACAGATACTGTTGCCAGACCATGTACAGGCAGCCGTCTATAAAGATGAGATACTCCCAGGGCTTGAGAAGGGCAATGCATTGGGATTTTCGCACGGATTCAACATACATTTCAAGCAGATAGTTCCGTTAAAAGATATAGATGTATTCATGGTAGCTCCCAAGAGTCCAGGCCATCTCGTCAGGCGGATGTATCAGGAAGGCGCAGGTGTGCCTGGCTTGCTTGCAGTTCACCAGGACAGTACTGGAAATGCGCGACGTATTGGGCTTGCATATGCCAAGGGAATTGGATGTACCAGGGCAGGGCTAATCGAGACGACGTTCAGCGAAGAGACGGTGACGGATTTATTTGGCGAGCAGGTGGACCTGTGCGGCGGCGTCACCGAGATGATCAAAGCGACATTTGAGACGTTGGTAAAGGCGGGCTACCAACCAGAGGTCGCATACTTTGAATCACTGCATGAGCTCAAACTGATCGTCGATTTGATATATGAGGGTGGTCTGGTATCGATGTGGCATTCGGTATCTGATACTGCAGAATACGGCGGTCTGACAAGGGGCAGGAGGATAATAAACCAACAATCCAGAGATGCCATGCTGGAAATTCTGAGGGAGATTCAAGAAGGAGAGTTCGCCAGGGAGTGGATTCGGGAGAATCAAACCGGCCGTCGCGTTTTCAACACACTGGTCGCCCATGAATCCGAGCACCAAATCGAGGAAGTCGGTAAAAAACTAAGAGCTATGATGCCGTGGCTGGAGAAGTGA
- a CDS encoding S8 family serine peptidase, whose protein sequence is MPLQDLNPKIDSLLEAEIKARPVEKISIIIMLKEQPGDIPRDTFEVGEFSIQEAKSLATTTQMLLMSSLGQMQAENMKQHWIINAISARVSADRIDEIAARVDVEEVWLDRRVYLIEPSVSPLWTPMDYGDGQIGANILWGMGFNGTGINISILDTGINKSHPDLTGRVILERDFTSSANGTFDMHGHGTHVAGIAAGARNITSNVSGVAYNASIFNAKVLGDGGWGLDSWIIAGVGWSVSNHSDIICMSLGAWQSAGDGRDPLSRAVTNAVARRVVVVVAAGNSGPGEATITRPAVAYGAIAVAASDINGIIANFSSRGPTGDGRIGVDLAAPGVDIRAPRAQWEDGRGMYVNHPGTSMSAPHVAGAAAILLQVNSTLTPAEVERALKNSADNLGYNVLEQGAGRLNIIDAYDALTNGTLADHEWYVPNMLAGRSNTTTFTVHNRNTTANVTLSITKSNMTDTQGVDIGDWITLNTTNLFVLNRSSAIFNVTMRVPSTAVGTYVGSITLVNTTNVPMTNITIPVSVNVMQRVDGITIRHITGTVGERGDWIYYTLDVQSGLTNMYLSLNWTNATNDLNLFLFNTTGELVRVPRLDKRPETISVVNPKHGTWTVAINAWNLITALETYTLTVMGVPAHAPAPGPVVGLNVTINETAGIAIRQPNAVNFTIQFNTTNRTDPANTTWFINITPVTVTGINISGVNVTVTVRDSLNATLTSHNTTFRINGTADAVFNVWVRHQNNTTEIATLIGFIFDGTTPTVTAIGPIGLHVKNGTILRLNATVTDALSGVRNATVNVSSVNATVGTAILTNVTGFWTNSTVIVGTAVEGLHNLTITAFDNATNFNNTVNLTVRVDNTLPTVTISSSAGTSTFATSTVISGTVTEVNLHTLTFNGAPITPAASYSREVSLSVGYNTFTVVATDLAGNSLTQTITVKRLLADGAAPAPAPAPAPAPAPAPAPAPTPTPTPTPTPTPVVTPTPTPTPVPTPEPTPTPTPEPTPVEIEPTPTPVPTPVPTPTPEPEPEPELKPWYVIPGFGAIFAILGLLAVAYLLRRGRL, encoded by the coding sequence TTGCCCCTACAAGACCTGAATCCAAAGATAGACTCACTTTTGGAAGCGGAAATAAAAGCCCGTCCCGTGGAAAAGATTTCAATTATAATAATGCTGAAAGAGCAGCCGGGAGACATTCCGAGAGACACTTTTGAGGTTGGGGAATTTTCCATCCAAGAAGCAAAATCACTGGCAACAACAACTCAGATGTTGCTGATGTCATCTTTGGGGCAGATGCAAGCAGAGAACATGAAACAACACTGGATCATCAATGCGATATCTGCAAGAGTTTCAGCAGATAGGATTGATGAGATTGCTGCAAGAGTGGATGTGGAGGAGGTGTGGCTTGATAGGAGGGTGTATCTTATTGAGCCTAGTGTATCTCCATTATGGACACCTATGGATTACGGGGATGGGCAGATAGGTGCAAATATATTGTGGGGTATGGGGTTTAATGGAACTGGAATTAATATATCTATACTAGATACGGGAATTAATAAATCGCATCCTGATCTTACTGGGAGAGTTATATTAGAGCGGGACTTTACAAGTTCGGCAAATGGTACTTTTGATATGCATGGACATGGTACTCATGTTGCAGGAATTGCCGCAGGAGCGCGTAATATAACCTCTAATGTTTCAGGTGTTGCATATAATGCATCGATTTTCAATGCAAAGGTGCTTGGAGATGGTGGGTGGGGTCTTGATAGCTGGATCATCGCTGGCGTAGGGTGGTCGGTGAGTAACCATTCAGATATAATCTGCATGAGTCTTGGTGCCTGGCAGAGTGCTGGTGATGGGAGAGATCCACTTTCTAGAGCAGTGACAAATGCAGTTGCACGTAGGGTTGTTGTAGTGGTTGCGGCTGGGAATTCGGGTCCAGGTGAAGCCACAATTACAAGGCCAGCAGTCGCATACGGTGCGATAGCAGTGGCTGCATCTGATATCAATGGTATTATTGCAAACTTCAGCTCAAGAGGTCCAACTGGAGATGGTAGAATTGGCGTGGATTTGGCTGCACCGGGTGTTGATATACGAGCACCGCGTGCACAATGGGAAGATGGCCGTGGTATGTATGTGAATCATCCAGGAACTTCAATGTCTGCCCCACATGTGGCAGGTGCTGCTGCAATTTTGCTTCAAGTTAATTCGACTCTTACGCCCGCAGAAGTTGAGAGGGCATTGAAAAACTCTGCTGATAATTTAGGCTATAATGTTCTTGAGCAGGGTGCAGGAAGGCTGAATATAATAGATGCCTATGATGCACTGACGAATGGCACCTTGGCTGACCATGAATGGTATGTTCCAAATATGTTGGCAGGAAGGTCTAACACAACGACTTTCACAGTACATAATAGAAATACGACGGCAAACGTAACGCTGAGCATAACCAAGTCAAACATGACCGACACACAAGGCGTTGATATCGGTGACTGGATAACTCTAAACACAACAAACTTGTTCGTCCTAAATAGGAGCAGTGCAATCTTTAATGTAACGATGAGAGTGCCATCCACAGCAGTAGGAACGTATGTTGGCAGTATAACACTCGTCAACACCACAAATGTGCCGATGACAAACATAACGATTCCCGTCTCTGTCAATGTAATGCAAAGAGTGGACGGCATTACGATTAGGCACATAACAGGAACGGTGGGTGAACGTGGAGATTGGATCTATTACACCCTTGATGTCCAATCAGGACTCACCAACATGTATCTTAGCTTGAACTGGACCAATGCAACCAATGACCTTAACTTATTTTTGTTCAATACAACAGGTGAACTTGTAAGAGTCCCTCGGCTTGACAAACGCCCAGAGACAATTTCCGTTGTCAATCCAAAACATGGAACATGGACAGTTGCCATAAATGCATGGAATCTCATAACAGCATTAGAGACTTATACTCTGACAGTCATGGGGGTACCTGCACATGCACCTGCACCCGGTCCAGTAGTAGGCTTGAATGTCACGATTAATGAAACTGCGGGCATAGCTATACGACAACCAAATGCTGTTAACTTCACGATTCAGTTCAATACAACCAATCGAACTGATCCAGCAAACACTACTTGGTTTATAAACATCACGCCTGTTACAGTCACTGGTATTAACATATCAGGTGTAAACGTCACTGTCACTGTCCGAGACTCTCTAAATGCAACATTGACTAGTCACAATACCACTTTCCGGATAAACGGCACAGCTGATGCAGTATTTAATGTCTGGGTAAGACACCAGAATAACACAACCGAGATTGCAACTCTTATTGGGTTTATTTTTGACGGCACCACTCCAACTGTCACCGCCATAGGTCCCATCGGTCTACATGTTAAAAATGGCACGATTCTGCGTCTAAACGCCACAGTTACCGACGCTTTATCTGGCGTCAGGAATGCTACCGTAAATGTTTCCAGCGTAAATGCGACGGTTGGAACTGCTATACTCACGAATGTCACAGGTTTCTGGACAAATAGTACAGTAATCGTTGGCACAGCTGTCGAGGGATTGCACAATCTAACGATAACTGCCTTTGACAACGCTACCAATTTCAATAATACGGTCAATCTAACGGTTCGTGTGGATAACACCCTACCAACCGTAACCATCTCGAGTTCAGCAGGCACATCCACATTTGCAACTTCGACGGTGATATCTGGTACGGTAACAGAAGTCAATCTTCATACACTCACGTTCAATGGAGCACCAATAACTCCTGCAGCCTCTTACAGCAGAGAAGTATCACTATCCGTTGGATATAACACGTTCACAGTCGTGGCAACCGATCTTGCCGGGAATAGTCTGACGCAGACAATCACAGTAAAGAGATTGTTGGCTGATGGTGCTGCTCCCGCACCTGCACCTGCTCCCGCACCTGCACCTGCTCCCGCACCTGCACCTGCTCCCACGCCAACACCTACACCAACACCTACTCCGACGCCAGTAGTAACGCCAACTCCAACGCCAACACCAGTACCAACGCCAGAGCC